The Streptomyces sp. NBC_00569 genomic sequence CTCCCACAGATCCGCCTCCCGCAAGCGAGCGACCGCCTACGGCGCGCTCGCGGCAGCCACCGCCCTGCTCGCCGGGGCCGTCCAGGCGGGAGCCACGGCCTCGGCGGACGTCCAGCCGGCCGCGGCGGCCGCCCAGGCCGTCGCGAAGGGTGCCGACCCCGGCGCCCTCCCCGTGAAGCTCTCCCCCGCCAAGCGCGCGGAGCTGCTGCGCGAGGCCAACTCCACCAAGGCGGACACCGCCAAGGACCTCGGCCTCGGCGCCAAGGAGAAGCTCGTCGTACGGGACGTCCTCCAGGACCGCGACGGCACGACGCACACCCGCTACGAGCGCACCTACGACGGGCTGCCCGTCCTCGGCGGCGACCTGGTCGTCGACACCGCCAAGACCGGGAAGACCGAGGGCGTGACGCGCGCCGCGAAGTCGGCGCTCAAGGGCGTCGCCACCACCGCGGCGGTCAAGCCGGCCACCGCGGAGCGGCAGGCGGTCAAGGCCGCGGCGGCCGACGGGTCGAAGAAGACCGGGGCGGACCGCGCGCCGCGCAAGGTCGTGTGGATGGCGCAGGGCAAGCCGACCCTCGCGTACGAGACCGTGGTCGGCGGTCTCCAGGAAGACGGCACGCCGAACCAGCTGCATGTCGTCACCGACGCGGCGACCGGCAAGAAGCTGTACGAGTGGCAGGGCATCGAGAACGGCACGGGCAACACGCAGTACAGCGGCACCGTGACCCTCGGCACGGCCCTGTCCGGATCGTCGTACACGCTCAACGACACCGGGCGCGGCGGGCACAAGACGTACAACCTGAACCACGGCTCGTCCGGGACCGGGACGCTCTACTCGGGCGCGGACGACGTGTGGGGCAACGGCAGCGCCTCGAACACCGAGACCGCGGCCGCGGACGCGCACTACGGCGCGGCGGAGACCTGGGACTACTACAAGAACGTGCAGGGCCGCACCGGCATCAACGGCGACGGTGTCGCCGCGTACTCGCGGGTGCACTACGGCAACGCGTACGTCAACGCGTTCTGGGACGACAGCTGCTTCTGCATGACGTACGGAGACGGCGAGGGCAACCTCAAGCCCCTCACCTCGATCGACGTGGCGGGCCACGAGATGACCCACGGCGTCACCGCCGCGACGGCCGGTCTCAACTACAGCGGTGAGTCCGGCGGTCTGAACGAGGCCACCTCCGACATCTTCGGCACCGCGGTCGAGTTCTACGCCAACAACGCCAGTGACGTCGGTGACTACCTCATCGGCGAGAAGATCGACATCAATGGCGACGGCACCCCGCTGCGCTACATGGACAAGCCGAGCAAGGACGGCGGGTCCAAGGACTCCTGGTACTCCGGCCTCGGCAACCTCGACGTGCACTACTCGTCGGGCCCCGCCAACCACTTCTTCTACCTGCTCAGCGAGGGCAGCGGCGCCAAGGTCATCAACGGCGTCAGCTACAACTCGCCGACGGCGGACGGCCTTCCGGTCACCGGCATCGGCCGCGCCAAGGCCGAGCTGATCTGGTACAAGGCGCTCACCACGAAGTTCACCTCGACCACGAACTACGCGGCCGCGCGCACCGGCACGCTCGCGGTCGCCGGTGAGCTCTACGGCACCACGAGCACCGAGTACAAGGCCGTGCAGGACGCCTGGGCCGGCATAGCCGTCGGCTCGCGCTCCGGCGGCGGTGGCGGTGGCGGTACGTCGTTCGAGAACACGACGGACGTCGCGATACCGGACGCCGGCGCCGCGGTCACCTCGTCGATCGCCGTGACCGGCCGTACGGGCAACGCGCCGAGCAACCTCTCGGTCGCCGTGGACATCGTGCACACCTGGCGCGGTGACCTGGTCATCGACCTGGTGGCCCCGGACGGGTCCACGTACCGCCTGAAGAACTCCAGCGGCAGCGACTCGGCGGACAACGTCAACGCGACCTACACGGTCAACGCGTCCTCCGAGGTGGCCAACGGCACCTGGAAGCTGAAGGTCCAGGACGTGGCCGCGCAGGACACCGGCTACATCAACAGCTGGAAGCTCACCTTCCCGTAAACCGCACGCAGAGGTGATCCAAGGCCGATCGAGAGCTGTTCGGCCCGCACGGTCTGGGCGCGTCGCCCCGGGTGAGTGAACTCCCCGGGACGGCGCGCCCGTTCATGTTCCGTTCGCAATACGTACAAGAGACATCGCTCAACGGACGATTTCCGGCCAACCTGTGATCGCCCTCCTGACATGTACAAGCCTCAACTGGCACGCTTCCCCCACGCACCACACGCAACACACAGCTAAGCGCCACCAGTTCAGCACCACACAGCTCTCTTACCCCACACACAAGGAGCTTGCGTGACCCCCCACATATCGCGCTTCACCAAGAAGCGTTCGACTCTGGCCATCGCCACCGCCGTTGCCGCCGGAGCCCTGCTGACCGCCGGAATGACCACCGGCGCGTCCGCCCAGCCCGTGGCCGACGCGACGCCGGGCGGCGCGCCGATGAAGCTCTCGGGCGCAGCCCGCGCCGGCCTCCTCCAGGACGCCGACGCGAAGAAGGCCGAGACGGCGAGGGAGCTGAAGCTCGGCTCCAAGGAGAAGCTCGTCGTCCGTGACGTGGTCAAGGACCACGACGGCGCGACGCACACCCGCTACGAGCGCACCTACGACGGACTCCCGGTCCTCGGCGGCGACCTGGTCGTCCACGAGTCCAAGGCCGGCAAGTCCGAGGGCGTCACCCGCGCGACCTCGAAGAGAATCGCCGTGACGACGGCCTCCGCCTCCCTCAAGGCCGCCCCCGAGGGCGCCCGCAAGGTGGTCTGGGCGGCGTCGGGCACCCCGCGCCTCGCCTACGAGAAGGTCGTCACCGGCACGCAGAAGGACGGCACGCCGCGCAAGCTGCACGTCGTCACGGACGCCGCGACCGGCAAGAAGATCTTCGAGTGGGACGCGATCCACACCGGCGCCGGCGAGAGTCAGTACAGCGGCAGCGTGACGGTCGGCTCCACCAAGTCCGGCTCCTCGTACGCCCTCACGGACGCGGAGCGCGGCGGCCACAGCACGTACGACCTCAAGCACGGATCGTCCGGCAAGGGCACGCTGTTCACCGACGCGGACGACAAGTGGGGCGACGGCACCACCAACGACGCGGCCACGGCCGCGGTCGACGCCGCCTACGGCGCCCAGGTGACGTGGGACTACTACAAGGACGTCCAAGGCCGCAGCGGTATCAACGGCGACGGCAAGGGCGCGTACTCGCGGGTCCACTACGGCAACGCGTACGTCAACGCGTTCTGGGACGACAGCTGCTTCTGCATGACGTACGGCGACGGCGAGGGCGACAAGAAGCCTCTGACGTCGATCGACGTGGCGGGCCACGAGATGACCCACGGCGTCACCGCCGCGACCGCGGGCCTCATCTACAGCGGTGAGTCCGGCGGTCTGAACGAGGCCACCTCCGACATCTTCGGCACCGCGGTCGAGTTCCACGCGAACAACGCCAAGGACGTCGGTGACTACCTCATCGGCGAGAAGATCGACATCAACGGCGACGGCAGCCCGCTGCGCTACATGGACAAGCCGAGCAAGGACGGCGCGTCCCTGGACAACTGGAAGAGCGGCGCGGGCAACGTCGACGTGCACTACTCGTCGGGCATCGCGAACCACTTCTTCTACCTGCTGTCGGAGGGCAGCGGGAAGAAGGAGATCAACGGGGTCTCGTACGACTCCCCGACCGCGGACGGCCAGCCGGCCGCGGGTATCGGCCGCGACAAGGCCGAGAAGATCTGGTTCAAGGCTCTGACGTCGTACTTCACGACGAACACGGACTACGCCAACGCGCGCAAGGGCACGCTGAGCGCGGCGTCCGACCTGTACGGCGCCGACTCGGCGGAGTACAAGGCGGTCGACCGCGCGTGGGCCGCGGTCAACGTCAAGTGACGTAGGACGCAGGCACGTCGGGGGCGGCACCGGTTTCGGTGCCGCCCCCTTCGCGCGTCAGCTCTCGTACTCCGTGAGGTCGATCTCGTGCACCTGGAGCGGGTGGCCGTGCTTCGGGTGCGCGAACTCGTGCCCCTCCGTCATGCCCAGCTTGCGGGCGATGTTCTCCGAACCCGTGTCGCCCGGCCGGATCAGGGCGACGACCCGGTCGACGCCGCGGTCCTGGAG encodes the following:
- a CDS encoding M4 family metallopeptidase, encoding MRSSDTSHRSASRKRATAYGALAAATALLAGAVQAGATASADVQPAAAAAQAVAKGADPGALPVKLSPAKRAELLREANSTKADTAKDLGLGAKEKLVVRDVLQDRDGTTHTRYERTYDGLPVLGGDLVVDTAKTGKTEGVTRAAKSALKGVATTAAVKPATAERQAVKAAAADGSKKTGADRAPRKVVWMAQGKPTLAYETVVGGLQEDGTPNQLHVVTDAATGKKLYEWQGIENGTGNTQYSGTVTLGTALSGSSYTLNDTGRGGHKTYNLNHGSSGTGTLYSGADDVWGNGSASNTETAAADAHYGAAETWDYYKNVQGRTGINGDGVAAYSRVHYGNAYVNAFWDDSCFCMTYGDGEGNLKPLTSIDVAGHEMTHGVTAATAGLNYSGESGGLNEATSDIFGTAVEFYANNASDVGDYLIGEKIDINGDGTPLRYMDKPSKDGGSKDSWYSGLGNLDVHYSSGPANHFFYLLSEGSGAKVINGVSYNSPTADGLPVTGIGRAKAELIWYKALTTKFTSTTNYAAARTGTLAVAGELYGTTSTEYKAVQDAWAGIAVGSRSGGGGGGGTSFENTTDVAIPDAGAAVTSSIAVTGRTGNAPSNLSVAVDIVHTWRGDLVIDLVAPDGSTYRLKNSSGSDSADNVNATYTVNASSEVANGTWKLKVQDVAAQDTGYINSWKLTFP
- a CDS encoding M4 family metallopeptidase yields the protein MTPHISRFTKKRSTLAIATAVAAGALLTAGMTTGASAQPVADATPGGAPMKLSGAARAGLLQDADAKKAETARELKLGSKEKLVVRDVVKDHDGATHTRYERTYDGLPVLGGDLVVHESKAGKSEGVTRATSKRIAVTTASASLKAAPEGARKVVWAASGTPRLAYEKVVTGTQKDGTPRKLHVVTDAATGKKIFEWDAIHTGAGESQYSGSVTVGSTKSGSSYALTDAERGGHSTYDLKHGSSGKGTLFTDADDKWGDGTTNDAATAAVDAAYGAQVTWDYYKDVQGRSGINGDGKGAYSRVHYGNAYVNAFWDDSCFCMTYGDGEGDKKPLTSIDVAGHEMTHGVTAATAGLIYSGESGGLNEATSDIFGTAVEFHANNAKDVGDYLIGEKIDINGDGSPLRYMDKPSKDGASLDNWKSGAGNVDVHYSSGIANHFFYLLSEGSGKKEINGVSYDSPTADGQPAAGIGRDKAEKIWFKALTSYFTTNTDYANARKGTLSAASDLYGADSAEYKAVDRAWAAVNVK